The uncultured Desulfatiglans sp. DNA window TGACGCGTGGAAACGCTGATCATTCTGGCAATTCTGCTGTTTCTGCTGTTTATCCGGATCCCCGTCTACATCAGCCTTTTTCTGACAGGCCTGCTGGGACTGCTCATATTCACCGACCTGGAGTTGATCTTCGTCGCCCAGACCATGGTGAAGAAGCTGGACAACTTCTCTTTGCTGGCGATTCCTTTTTTCATCCTTCTGGGGGCGGTCATGGTCCACGGCCAGTCCGCGAACCGCATGATTCACCTGGCGAGGAAGTCCGTTTCGTTCATGCCCGGCGGGCTCGCCGTCACCGGCGTCATCAGTTCGGGCGTCTTCGGCGCCATCTCCGGTTCCAGCATTTCGACCCTGGTGACCATCGGCAGTGTCCTGTTCCCGCATCTGGATAAGTATAAATATCCGAAGAGTTTTTCGATCGGCCTCCTGACCAGTTCGGCCATCCTGGGGATCATCGTGCCGCCGAGCATCATCATGATCATCTGCGCCTTGACGGCCGGTCAGTCGGTGGTGCGGCTCTTCGCGGCCGGCTACCTTCCCTCATTCCTGATTGTCGCGGGCCTGTGTTTTTACGCCTATGTGGTCTCCGCCTGGAAGGGGCTCGGGAAAACCGCCATGGAGCCCTTCGACGGCAGGGGACTCATGAAGGCGTTCAAAGACGCTTTCTTCCCGTTCATGGTCATCGTCGTGCTTTTCGCCGGCATCTACACGGGCGCCTTCACGATCACCGAGGCCTCGGTGGTCTCCTGTGTCATGGCCATACTTATCGAGGCCTTCATCTACCGGACTCTCAGCCCGGGCACATTTTACAAGATGCTCGTCAGCAGCGGCATCATCAGCGGTGCGCTGGTCATCACGGTTTCGGGCGCGGGGGTGTTGGCCGAGTACATCACGATCCAGGGCATCCCCCAGCGGATCCTGGATGTTTCGCTCCAGTACATCCCGAACGTCTGGGTCTTTCTCATTTTCACCAACCTGCTGCTGCTTCTGGTCGGGACGTTCCTGGACCCGATCGGCGCGATCATGATCCTGGTTCCGATCCTGATGCCTATCTCCGATTCGTTCGGAATCGACCCGATCCACCTCTGCCTGGTGATCAGCGTGGCGCTCGGCATCGGGTACATCACACCGCCGCTCGGGCTGCTGCTCTATACGGCCTCCGCCATCACCAAGACGGATTTCGTGTTCGTGTCGCGGGCGATCATGCCGACCCTGCTGGTCTATATCGCCCTGTTGTTCTTGATATCCTTCTTCCCGGCCCTCTCGACCGCCGTCCCGAACCTGCTTCTGGGAAAGGTCTGATGGAAGGGCCGATCGACCATGGTGTGCTGCAATGAAGAACCCAACCTGTAAAGGAGCCAGGCCGTGAATATCGCCCAAAATCTAGTAAGGATGGCGGCCCTTTTCCCCGAGGCGACCGCCGTCAACGAAAATAATATTGATATCAGTTACCTGCAGTTTAACGAGGAATCGACCCGCATCGCTTCCGCTTTGACCCGACTAGGTATCCAGCCGGGGGAACATGTCGCACTGTGCACCCCCAACAGTTATGCCTGGCTCGCCATGTATTACGGGGTGCTGAAGGCGGGAGCGGTGGCGGTGACGATATCAGCCGCCCTGAAAAGGGATGAGTTGACGGCTATTCTGGACGACTGCCGGCCGCGGCTCCTCCTGACCACCGACGATCGCATGCAGGATCTTGCGGATGCCCGGGACAGGGGCTATCTCGAATGGGTGGTGTCACCGTCCGGCGAGTATACCTTCGAGGGGTTGATCGAGAAAGGCACCCCGGGGTTTCACTGGCTCAACCGTTCACGGGATGATGCCGCGGCGATCCTTTACACCGGCGGCACCACCGGGGTCCCCAAAGGGGTGATCTTGACGCACCAGAACCTCCAGACCTCGGTCCACAATGTGGCCTACAACGAGCGCTCCTCCCGGACGGACCGGGCGCTCTGCTTCCTGCCCCTCAACCATGTCTTCGCGCAGGTGCATATCGCCGGGTCCACCGTCTACAGCGGCGGAACCCTGATCATGCAGCCGGCCTTCGAGATGGATCGTGCGCTCGATGCGATCAAACGGCTCGGCGTGACTAAATTCTACGCGGTGCCGACCATCTACGTGCGCCTCCTCGCGCTCAAAGATGTCACGGAGCGCTTCGCCTCGGTCCGCTACTGTTTTTCGGCGGCCGCCAGCATGGCCGCCGAACTGGTGCGGGAGTGGAAGGGCCGGACCGGCCTCGATATTCATGAGGCTTATGGGATGACCGAGAGCGCTTCGATGGTGACCTTCAATCACTACCATCGGCATGTGGTAGGCTCGGTCGGCACGCCGGCCAACCTTGTCGAGGTGGAGATACGCGACCTCGAGGGAAACCCCGTCGAGCCGGGCGTCGAAGGTGAGATCTGCATTCAGGGCCCGAATATCATGCGGGAGTACCTGGCCAAACCCTCCGAGACAGCGGCCGCCTTCTGGGACGGCGGGTGGTTTCGCTCCGGGGATATCGGGCTGATCGATGAAACCGGGTATCTTTATATCGTGGACCGGCTGAAAGACCTCATCATCACGGGCGGAGAAAATGTCTACCCGCGTGAGATAGAAGAATGGCTTTACGTGCGGCCGGAGATCCAGGAATGCGCCGTCATCGGGGTGCCCGACCACGAATACGGCGAGCGGGTGGTGGCCGTCTTGACGACCCAAGAAGGGCGCACCGTCGACCCTGTCGAGCTCAAGGCCTTTCTGAAGTCAAAGCTGGCTCCCTATAAGGTGCCCAAGGAATATATCACCGTCGATGCGATACCGAAGAGCAGTGCGGGCAAGATGCTGAAGCGCGAAGTCAAAAGGAGCCTGCTCGATCAGATCAACCTTCAAAGGGCGTGAGGGGGAAGACTTCACGCAACGTCAAGGATCAGGGACAGGACTAGATGACCGATTCATTGTATACCGAAGAACATCAGATATTTCGCGACGCGTTCAGGAAGTTCGTCGCCAAGGAGATCACCCCCAACGTCGAACAGTGGGAGGCCGACCGGGCCGTGCCGAGGGACCTCTGGCTCAAGATGGGGGAGCAGGGCTACCTCTGCCCCTGGCTGCCCGAGCAATACGGCGGCCTGGGCTTGGGCTTCGAGTACTCCGTGATCATCAATGAGGAACTGATCCGGGGAGACGGCTTCGGAGTGGGTGTGCCGCTCCACAGCGACGTGGCGACCCCCTACGTCCATTCGTACGCTACCCCGGAGATGAAGGAGCGGTGGCTGCCCGGCTGTGCGACCGGGGAGGTGATCACCTCCATCGGCCTGACGGAGCCGAACGCGGGCTCGGACCTGGCCGCGATCCGCACCACCGCCCGGCGCGACGGTGACAGCTACGTCCTGAACGGCCAGAAGACCTTCATCACCAATGGGTATTTCGCGGACCTGGTCGTGGTGGCAGCCAAGACCGATCCCAAGGCGGGGCATCGCGGTGTCAGCCTGATCCTGGTCGACAAGGATGCCCCCGGGTTCCACCGCGGCCGGCGGCTCGAGAAGATGGGCTACCACATGCAGGATACGGCCGAGCTCTTCTTCGAGGACTGCCGCGTACCGGCCTCGCACCTGCTGGGTGCCGAGGGGGCGGGCTTCAAGTACATGATGGAGAAGCTGCAGAGGGAACGGCTCGAGGTCTGCATCAAGTGCCAGGTGAACGCCGAAGAGGCGCTGAAAGAAGGGCTAAACTACGCCAAGGTGAGGGAGGCCTTCGGGCGGCCGATCGGCAATTTCCAGTACACGGCCTTCAGACTGGCGGAAATGGCCACTGACGTGGAGTTGGGCCGCGTGTTTCTGGACCATCTCATCCGGCGGCACATCGAGGGAAACGACATCACTCAGCAGGTCTCCATGGCGAAGTACTGGCTCGGCGAAATGGTGAACCGCGTGGCCTACCAGGCGCTCCAGATTCACGGGGGCTACGGCTACATGGAGGAGTACCGCATCTGCCGGATCTCCCGCGATGTCCGCTCGCTTTCGATCTTCGCCGGGACGAGCGAGATCATGAAGTTGATTGTGAGCCGCAATCTAGGGCTTACCCCCCAGTAGTTTCCGGCACGAAAACGGTCTTTTTGCCTCGTCTCTGCGTCAATCTGCGAGGTTGCTTGTGCGGCGACCTACAGGTCGCCTCCGCACAACCTCTTGATTTTCTTGATACGAGGCAAAAATCCTCGTTTTCGTGCCGGAAACGGGTNNNNNNNNNNNNNNNNNNNNNNNNNNNNNNNNNNNNNNNNNNNNNNNNNNNNNNNNNNNNNNNNNNNNNNNNNNNNNNNNNNNNNNNNNNNNNNNNNNNNNNNNNNNNNNNNNNNNNNNNNNNNNNNNNNNNNNNNNNNNNNNNNNNNNNNNNNNNNNNNNNNNNNNNNNGGTTGCTTGTGCGGCGACCTACAGGTCGCCTCCGCACAACCTCTTGATTTTCTTGATACGAGGCAAAAATCCTCGTTTTCGTGCCGGAAACGGGTCGAAGCTGAAAACGGTCTTTTTGCCTCGTCTCTGCGTCAATCTGCGAGGTTGCTTGTGCGGCGACCTGCAGGTCGCCTCCGCGCAACCTCTTGATTTTCTTGATACGAGGCAAAAATCCTCGTTTTCGTGCCGGAAACGGGTCGAAGCTGAAAACGGTCTTTTTCTTCACACGCTTCGCGTGCTCGGTCCCACCGCTTTGGGGCGGATCCCGTTCTCTTCACACGCTTCGCGTGCTCAGTCCCACCGCTTCACAACGGGTCCCCGTTTGCCTTGTCTTTGTGTCAGCCGGCTGAACATTTGGTGATGCAGGGGTGGGGGCCTATTTACGGGCGAGAAGGCAGTCGGCGAGGGGTTTCCGGCTGCCGGATCTCTTCTTTTCAGCCGGATGGCCCAGTGCGATGACCGCCATCAGTTCGCAGGTCTCAGGGACTTCGAGGACGGCCTCGACGACGGAGCGGTTTTTCAGAATCTCCCCCAGCCAGACGCCGCCAAGCCCCATTTCGTGGATCGCGAGGAGCATGTTCTGGATGCATGCGCCGACGGCCTGGATGTCCTTCACCCGGTCGTAGCTCTGTGCGTTGTCGAGGAAGACGGCGATGCAGACGGAGGCCCCGAGGATCACCCGGCTGTATCTGGTCTGTTCGGCCAGTCGGCCCTTCAGTGCCGGGTCGCGCACCACCATGAATTTCCACGGCTGATTGTTGAGGCCCGACGGTGCCCATGTCCCGAGGGTCAGGATCCGGTCGACGATCGGGTCCTCGACCGGATCAGAGGTGAAGCTGCGTATGCTGCGTCGCTCGACGATCGCTTCGATCATGGTCTTTCCCTTTTTGGTGATCCGCCGTCCGCCGGGCGGACGGTCTTGGTGCGAAAGTGAAGGCGCACCCAGTTCCGGGCTTCCGCCTCGCTGATCATCCTTCCCGTGAAGTCCGCCGCTGAAAAATCCGGACCGGCCACCCATACCCCTTCACGCCATACCTCGCAAAGCAGGCCGACCGCGAACTGTTTCCGGATGCGGCAAAGTTCCCCTTTGTAAAGGGCATACCAGAGGATGATCGGCTGATTTTTGGTTGTGTCCGAGTTCGAAAACATGTTCATAGTATAGCGGAAACGGCTAGGCTCCAAAAGAGCGGATTTGAAAAATGTGCGGTCCGAAAAATGCTTTGACGGTTGGTGGTCGCCGCAGAAGCGAACATGCAGATTGACGCCGAGACCGGCAAAAAAACCGTTTCCGAAGCGATTCGATTACAGCGGGGGTGACCAGCGGTTGGTGGATCCGTCGTAGGACCAGCAGTCTTCGAGGGCCTTGCGAGAAGTGTATTGAGGGTTTTCGGCCCAGATGAGCATCTGTTCATGGGCTCGGCTGAGCTGTTTGAATTTCTCTGCGTCGCCGCCGACGTCCGGATGGTATCGCTTGGCCATCTTTTTGTAGGCGTGCCTGATCTTGACCATGAGGGAATCGGAGGAAAGATCCTCGTTTTCCAGGTCCAGGATCTTCAGGCAGGACCTCTCGTCCTTCGAGAGCCGGGGCTTGCTGTTCCGATCGGGCATGATGCTTTGGGGGTCGATGCGCCCCTCCTGGTTGCGCTCGAGCATATAAAAAGAGGCGTAGCTCCTGGAGGTCCGGTTGTGGACCATATCGTGCCACTCCTCGCCGGAGCGGAGGATCAGATGCTTGAGATCCTGGGCGGGTTTGTTTCCGGGGGCGCGACGGGCGACGAAACGCGAGATGCGCTTCGAAAAGACCGGGAGGGTGTCGAGGATGACGTGGGTGCTGGTGAAAAAAAAAGCCGCGTAGCGGGTGTTGAGGGCTTTGAGGAGCCCCTTGGACAAGGAAAGCACCCAATTCATCTGCTGCCGGCATTCCTTCGAGCAGTACCGTCGCCCCCCTTTGACGGGCATGATACCGCATGCAAGGCAGCGCTTCGCGCGCGGGGCCTCGGGCTGGACGGCGATTTCGAATGGCTCAATGGTTTGGGTGGCGGTGCGCATTTTCCGGAAACGTCGAATCATTCCTGACTGAATGGATTTTGGGAGACTCGCTTCCCTTATATCCTGAAATGACGCGGGAAGCAAGCACTTCCTAAAGATTCTCGGGGATGAAGGCGACGATGTCGTCTATGCAGATGCGGCCGGTGAAGATCATCACGAGGCGGTCGATGCCGAGGGCGATCCCGGCGGCTTCCCTGCCGGCCAGCCTTTCGAGATCACGCAGGAAACGCTCCGGTGCTGGATAGGCGTCCTTACCCGCCCTACGCCGGACCGAGGCTTCTTCTCGGAAGCGCCGGCGCTGTTCTTCGGCGTCGGTCAGCTCCGAGAAGCCGTTGGCGAGTTCCAGCCCGCCGATGTAGAGCTCGACGCGCTCCGCCCATCGGGGGTCCGCAGGCTTCAGCCGGGACAGGGAGCCGAGCGCGGCAGGGTAATCGTAGAGAAAAACGGGACGGGCTGTTCCGAGGCGGGGCTCGATGTGACAGACGAGGATTTCGTCAAAACGGTCCGCCGCGAGGGCTTCTTCGAGAGGAACGGGCGAGTGGCGTGTAAAGGCCTCCGCCACGGTCAGTCTTTCCCACGGCGGGGTGAGGTCGATCGACCGACCTTCGTAGCAGAGCAGGGGTCCGGAGTCGAAGGCCTCGGCAACCGCTCGAACGAGCTCTTCGCAGTCCGTCATCAGCCGAAGGTAGTCGGCGTCCAGCCGGTACCACTCCAGCATGGTGAACTCCGGCAGGTGCTGCCGTCCGCGCTCTCCCCTCCGGAAACATCTGCAGATCTGGAAGATGCGGTCGAAGCCATGGGCCAGCAGCCTTTTCATGCAGAGTTCAGGGGAGGTATGGAGATAACCTGCGTCGGTCCTTATGGCATCAATATGAACCGACGCAGGTTATCTCCATACCTCCCCTGAACTCTGCATGGAGACTCTTCATGCAGAGTTCAGGGGAGGTATGGAGATAACCTGCGTCGGTCCTTATGGCATCAATATGAACCGACGCAGGTTATCTCCATACCTCCCCTGAACTCTGCATGGAGACTCTTCATGCAGAGTTCAGGGGAGGTCTGCAGGAAGCCCCCTTCGGCCGGGATGGCGTCGATGTGGGTTTCCGGGGCGGGTCCGGGGATAAGGACGGGGGTTTCCACCTCCAGAAAGCCGTCTTCGAGAAAAAAACACCGCACCGCCTGGATCAGGCGGGCGCGCAGCCTGAGCAGGGCGGAGCGGTCGACGGCCAAGGAGGGGTGCTGCAGGAGGCTATTCTTTGACACGCGTAACGTATTCACCGGTGCGGGTGTCGATCTGAATCTTTTCCCCCTCCTGGATGAAGGGGGGAACCCGCAGAACATAACCGGTTTCGAGGGTGACGGGCTTCGAATCACCGGCCGCCGAATCCCCTTTGACCCAAGGGTCGGCCTTCGTAACGGTCAAATTGACGAAGTTGGGGAGGGTGATGCCGATCGCCTTTTCCCCGAAAAAGAGGATATCCACTTCCAGGTTGTCAATCAGGAAGTTCTTGGCGTCGCCGAGTTGATCTTCTTTGAGGAAGGCCTGTTCGTAGCTCTGGACGTCCATGAAGCAGAATTCGTTTTCCTGGTTGTAAAGGTACTGCATGCGGCGTTCCTCGAGGGCCGCCTGCTGAAACGTGTCACCGGATCGGTAGGTCCGGTCGAGGATGACCTCGGTGATCATGTTCTTGAGTTT harbors:
- a CDS encoding hypothetical protein (Evidence 5 : Unknown function), translating into MPRLCVNLRGCLCGDLQVASAQPLDFLDTRQKSSFSCRKRVEAENGLFLHTLRVLGPTALGRIPFSSHASRAQSHRFTTGPRLPCLCVSRLNIW
- a CDS encoding Butyryl-CoA dehydrogenase, with the translated sequence MTDSLYTEEHQIFRDAFRKFVAKEITPNVEQWEADRAVPRDLWLKMGEQGYLCPWLPEQYGGLGLGFEYSVIINEELIRGDGFGVGVPLHSDVATPYVHSYATPEMKERWLPGCATGEVITSIGLTEPNAGSDLAAIRTTARRDGDSYVLNGQKTFITNGYFADLVVVAAKTDPKAGHRGVSLILVDKDAPGFHRGRRLEKMGYHMQDTAELFFEDCRVPASHLLGAEGAGFKYMMEKLQRERLEVCIKCQVNAEEALKEGLNYAKVREAFGRPIGNFQYTAFRLAEMATDVELGRVFLDHLIRRHIEGNDITQQVSMAKYWLGEMVNRVAYQALQIHGGYGYMEEYRICRISRDVRSLSIFAGTSEIMKLIVSRNLGLTPQ
- the efp gene encoding Elongation factor P 2, whose amino-acid sequence is MYTASDLRKGLKVEIDGEPYVVTEFQFSKPGKGQALYRCKLKNMITEVILDRTYRSGDTFQQAALEERRMQYLYNQENEFCFMDVQSYEQAFLKEDQLGDAKNFLIDNLEVDILFFGEKAIGITLPNFVNLTVTKADPWVKGDSAAGDSKPVTLETGYVLRVPPFIQEGEKIQIDTRTGEYVTRVKE
- a CDS encoding hypothetical protein (Evidence 5 : Unknown function), translated to MCGDLQVASAQPLDFLDTRQKSSFSCRKRVEAENGLFASSLRQSARLLVRRPAGRLRATS
- a CDS encoding DnaJ domain protein, whose amino-acid sequence is MLPASFQDIREASLPKSIQSGMIRRFRKMRTATQTIEPFEIAVQPEAPRAKRCLACGIMPVKGGRRYCSKECRQQMNWVLSLSKGLLKALNTRYAAFFFTSTHVILDTLPVFSKRISRFVARRAPGNKPAQDLKHLILRSGEEWHDMVHNRTSRSYASFYMLERNQEGRIDPQSIMPDRNSKPRLSKDERSCLKILDLENEDLSSDSLMVKIRHAYKKMAKRYHPDVGGDAEKFKQLSRAHEQMLIWAENPQYTSRKALEDCWSYDGSTNRWSPPL
- a CDS encoding Nitroreductase, which translates into the protein MIEAIVERRSIRSFTSDPVEDPIVDRILTLGTWAPSGLNNQPWKFMVVRDPALKGRLAEQTRYSRVILGASVCIAVFLDNAQSYDRVKDIQAVGACIQNMLLAIHEMGLGGVWLGEILKNRSVVEAVLEVPETCELMAVIALGHPAEKKRSGSRKPLADCLLARK
- a CDS encoding hypothetical protein (Evidence 5 : Unknown function) translates to MNTLRVSKNSLLQHPSLAVDRSALLRLRARLIQAVRCFFLEDGFLEVETPVLIPGPAPETHIDAIPAEGGFLQTSPELCMKSLHAEFRGGMEITCVGSY
- a CDS encoding putative Sialic acid TRAP transporter permease protein SiaT (Evidence 3 : Putative function from multiple computational evidences); its protein translation is METLIILAILLFLLFIRIPVYISLFLTGLLGLLIFTDLELIFVAQTMVKKLDNFSLLAIPFFILLGAVMVHGQSANRMIHLARKSVSFMPGGLAVTGVISSGVFGAISGSSISTLVTIGSVLFPHLDKYKYPKSFSIGLLTSSAILGIIVPPSIIMIICALTAGQSVVRLFAAGYLPSFLIVAGLCFYAYVVSAWKGLGKTAMEPFDGRGLMKAFKDAFFPFMVIVVLFAGIYTGAFTITEASVVSCVMAILIEAFIYRTLSPGTFYKMLVSSGIISGALVITVSGAGVLAEYITIQGIPQRILDVSLQYIPNVWVFLIFTNLLLLLVGTFLDPIGAIMILVPILMPISDSFGIDPIHLCLVISVALGIGYITPPLGLLLYTASAITKTDFVFVSRAIMPTLLVYIALLFLISFFPALSTAVPNLLLGKV
- a CDS encoding hypothetical protein (Evidence 5 : Unknown function), yielding MNMFSNSDTTKNQPIILWYALYKGELCRIRKQFAVGLLCEVWREGVWVAGPDFSAADFTGRMISEAEARNWVRLHFRTKTVRPADGGSPKRERP
- a CDS encoding Elongation factor P--(R)-beta-lysine ligase (fragment) — encoded protein: MKRLLAHGFDRIFQICRCFRRGERGRQHLPEFTMLEWYRLDADYLRLMTDCEELVRAVAEAFDSGPLLCYEGRSIDLTPPWERLTVAEAFTRHSPVPLEEALAADRFDEILVCHIEPRLGTARPVFLYDYPAALGSLSRLKPADPRWAERVELYIGGLELANGFSELTDAEEQRRRFREEASVRRRAGKDAYPAPERFLRDLERLAGREAAGIALGIDRLVMIFTGRICIDDIVAFIPENL
- a CDS encoding AMP-binding enzyme, producing MNIAQNLVRMAALFPEATAVNENNIDISYLQFNEESTRIASALTRLGIQPGEHVALCTPNSYAWLAMYYGVLKAGAVAVTISAALKRDELTAILDDCRPRLLLTTDDRMQDLADARDRGYLEWVVSPSGEYTFEGLIEKGTPGFHWLNRSRDDAAAILYTGGTTGVPKGVILTHQNLQTSVHNVAYNERSSRTDRALCFLPLNHVFAQVHIAGSTVYSGGTLIMQPAFEMDRALDAIKRLGVTKFYAVPTIYVRLLALKDVTERFASVRYCFSAAASMAAELVREWKGRTGLDIHEAYGMTESASMVTFNHYHRHVVGSVGTPANLVEVEIRDLEGNPVEPGVEGEICIQGPNIMREYLAKPSETAAAFWDGGWFRSGDIGLIDETGYLYIVDRLKDLIITGGENVYPREIEEWLYVRPEIQECAVIGVPDHEYGERVVAVLTTQEGRTVDPVELKAFLKSKLAPYKVPKEYITVDAIPKSSAGKMLKREVKRSLLDQINLQRA